One segment of Paenibacillus sp. FSL R7-0337 DNA contains the following:
- a CDS encoding tail fiber domain-containing protein translates to MGKELRRMRYFDGLFLNAEDYMLDQEFHLRLQRLHNRYLHTWGIVCGLKVLPSAKPGESMKVNIAEGLALNLVLVKNGEKYESISQEILIYEGHPDNPVNLSEYNANENIYIWVSYEEVKADYSIERGQGEQIHIWERGKIRYGTTKPEGTDTILLARVVPRTDGAGVTIDSTCIYDYDSDAARTPLRTYAGAAGKKLVTEKLVIPVQSEDSMDSAGLSEAVLAAMPSMSTLQAGKVLEIRAPETRFTGAMSVAGALTIEGELILKSKDKAQSEMRIMNSFVEVNSPNTDDPNYVFPGARDGGLEVYRGDEGKHDARIVWVEEDKCFKAGLGNDLKTIAYGNEWDSLIKSEFADLLHRHSKLSSPSGLSLGFTGAGKLYSDADLALQDDRILLLKGTNPDTVDHSHGLGWFGAGKPFAAAEVEGPVLFGGSGGALGTRTVNADGSRTDKQALSWNKNGYVGIGPQKVLEDSLDVEGSVRLLSGRNPLRFTSAWTGFPDKQTNGAEICNDTTDYKALMIVGNNSAGQKRKVAIWDRLDVNGFLYVNGTMQASQEIIPSAGNGEHSGIIFPANPGGGGYDQAWIKYYPRTGEDCTLEIGTSNDRSDHISLIASGNVGIGTLEPADKLDVAGEMRILSGQNPVRFTSGWTGFTGQSPKNAEISNDTTNYNSLMIAGNGMSGVRRVSIWDNLDVNGSLQVKGGAYIGGDLEIKGSIKTDVFNFAGKFKKLDVAEEFAATVRCADFCIGYPGRRGAPGRALVDNGSHLVLNYGNDWSYASVHSSLEVRNALIPSAGSGNNGIIFPSDPGGGSGDSAWIKYYPTSGENCVLDIGVSNDAGDRIYLHASGGVYANGSMYWWSSRELKDNIADIPVKEAKQLLDGLNPVSFKYKGGTKQKTLGFIAEEVPAVLADPDQRAISGMDIIAVLTSVMKDQQKAITRMQKQIDTLQGA, encoded by the coding sequence ATGGGAAAAGAATTAAGAAGAATGCGCTACTTTGACGGGCTCTTCCTGAACGCTGAGGATTACATGCTCGATCAGGAGTTTCACCTGCGCCTGCAGCGGCTGCATAACCGCTATCTGCATACCTGGGGGATTGTCTGCGGGCTCAAGGTACTGCCCTCTGCGAAGCCGGGGGAATCCATGAAGGTGAACATTGCGGAGGGGCTGGCCCTGAATCTGGTGCTGGTCAAGAATGGTGAGAAGTATGAGAGCATCAGCCAGGAAATCCTGATCTATGAGGGGCATCCGGATAATCCGGTCAACCTCTCCGAGTATAACGCCAATGAGAATATCTACATCTGGGTCAGCTATGAAGAGGTGAAGGCCGACTACAGCATCGAGCGTGGACAAGGGGAACAGATCCATATCTGGGAGCGGGGGAAAATCAGGTATGGGACCACCAAGCCTGAGGGGACGGACACGATCCTTCTGGCCCGGGTGGTTCCCCGTACCGATGGGGCGGGAGTTACCATCGACAGTACATGTATATACGATTACGACAGCGATGCGGCCCGGACGCCCTTAAGAACCTATGCCGGTGCCGCCGGCAAGAAGCTGGTCACGGAGAAGCTGGTAATCCCGGTTCAGAGTGAAGACAGCATGGACAGCGCGGGGCTGAGTGAAGCCGTTCTGGCAGCGATGCCGTCCATGTCTACACTGCAGGCTGGCAAAGTGCTGGAGATCAGAGCTCCCGAGACACGCTTCACCGGGGCTATGAGCGTAGCCGGAGCGCTAACGATTGAGGGCGAGCTGATTCTGAAGAGCAAGGACAAGGCCCAGAGCGAGATGCGGATTATGAACAGCTTCGTCGAGGTGAATAGCCCCAACACGGATGATCCGAACTATGTATTTCCCGGTGCGCGTGATGGCGGTCTGGAGGTATACCGGGGCGACGAGGGCAAGCATGATGCGCGGATTGTCTGGGTGGAGGAGGATAAATGCTTCAAGGCCGGGCTTGGCAACGATCTAAAGACCATTGCCTACGGCAACGAGTGGGACAGCCTGATCAAGTCTGAATTCGCTGATCTGCTGCACCGGCACAGTAAGCTGTCTTCGCCATCAGGCCTGAGCTTAGGCTTCACTGGAGCGGGCAAGCTGTACAGTGATGCTGATCTTGCCCTTCAGGATGACAGAATCCTGCTGCTGAAGGGGACGAACCCGGACACGGTTGACCATTCGCATGGCCTGGGCTGGTTCGGCGCCGGGAAGCCCTTCGCTGCGGCAGAGGTAGAGGGTCCGGTGTTATTCGGCGGCAGCGGCGGGGCACTCGGTACTCGGACGGTTAATGCTGATGGCTCCCGCACAGACAAGCAGGCATTATCCTGGAATAAGAACGGCTATGTCGGCATCGGCCCGCAGAAGGTACTGGAGGATTCGCTGGATGTCGAGGGCAGCGTACGCCTGCTCAGCGGCCGGAACCCGCTCCGCTTCACCTCGGCTTGGACGGGCTTTCCCGACAAACAGACGAACGGTGCGGAGATCTGTAACGATACTACAGACTACAAAGCCCTGATGATAGTCGGCAATAACTCTGCCGGGCAGAAGAGAAAGGTCGCTATCTGGGACCGGCTGGATGTGAACGGATTTCTGTATGTGAACGGGACAATGCAGGCCTCCCAGGAGATTATTCCTAGCGCGGGGAACGGGGAGCACAGCGGCATTATATTCCCGGCCAATCCGGGCGGAGGCGGGTATGATCAGGCTTGGATCAAGTACTATCCCCGTACAGGCGAGGATTGCACACTGGAGATCGGTACCTCCAATGACAGGAGTGACCATATCTCTCTGATAGCTTCCGGTAATGTGGGCATCGGCACACTGGAGCCTGCGGACAAGCTGGACGTGGCAGGGGAAATGCGTATTCTGAGCGGGCAGAATCCGGTTCGCTTCACCTCTGGATGGACAGGCTTCACGGGTCAATCACCCAAGAATGCCGAGATCAGTAACGATACCACGAACTACAATTCATTGATGATCGCGGGTAACGGGATGTCGGGAGTCCGCAGAGTCTCCATCTGGGACAATCTCGATGTCAATGGCTCCCTGCAGGTGAAGGGGGGCGCCTATATTGGCGGTGATCTTGAGATCAAAGGCAGTATCAAGACAGACGTATTTAACTTCGCCGGCAAATTCAAAAAGCTGGATGTGGCTGAGGAATTCGCCGCCACTGTACGCTGCGCTGATTTCTGCATCGGTTATCCCGGACGCCGGGGGGCTCCCGGCCGGGCGCTAGTTGATAATGGCAGCCATCTGGTGCTCAATTACGGCAACGACTGGTCTTATGCTTCTGTCCACAGTAGCCTGGAAGTGAGAAATGCCCTGATCCCGAGCGCGGGCAGCGGCAACAACGGGATTATCTTCCCGTCCGATCCCGGCGGAGGCAGCGGCGACTCGGCCTGGATCAAGTACTATCCGACCAGCGGGGAGAACTGCGTGCTGGACATCGGAGTCTCTAATGATGCCGGCGACCGCATCTATCTTCATGCCAGCGGCGGGGTCTATGCCAACGGCAGCATGTACTGGTGGTCCTCGCGCGAGCTGAAGGACAATATTGCGGATATTCCGGTCAAGGAAGCGAAGCAGCTGCTGGACGGGCTAAATCCGGTCTCTTTTAAATACAAAGGAGGCACCAAGCAAAAGACCCTCGGCTTCATTGCGGAAGAAGTACCTGCTGTTCTGGCCGATCCGGATCAGCGGGCGATCAGCGGGATGGATATCATTGCCGTTCTGACCAGCGTCATGAAGGATCAGCAGAAGGCAATTACAAGAATGCAAAAACAAATCGACACCCTGCAGGGTGCCTAA
- a CDS encoding phage tail protein, whose translation MSKTDGYSYVEYLPRVFQQKSGEPDEQFFLGRFLKAFEAMLSGNTGTAGAESAGMEALLDGLQQYFDPQTAPSQFLPWLAGWVGLQLAEGVEYDGEEDNQERTLAPTQILPLADTRSTVNRKLISSIVQLYKKRGTLGGLAEYLQVHAGEEAAIHIYSYEEPVRLGNARRIGINTMVGAAEPSYFSVHIILPAYSRSLLQQKVRNLQEVIRKERPFYTNSSLNIEVPSMRLGVYGRVGMETLVGGMTEQ comes from the coding sequence ACAGACGGATACAGTTATGTCGAGTATCTCCCCCGGGTGTTCCAGCAGAAATCGGGGGAGCCGGATGAACAGTTTTTTCTGGGACGGTTCCTGAAGGCCTTCGAAGCCATGCTCTCGGGCAATACGGGGACGGCAGGCGCGGAATCTGCGGGAATGGAAGCTTTGCTGGACGGATTGCAACAATACTTCGATCCGCAGACGGCTCCCTCGCAGTTTCTGCCCTGGCTTGCAGGCTGGGTAGGCCTCCAGTTGGCGGAAGGTGTGGAGTATGATGGTGAGGAGGATAACCAGGAGCGCACGCTTGCCCCTACGCAGATTCTTCCGCTTGCGGACACCCGCAGCACCGTTAACCGCAAGCTGATCAGCAGCATCGTCCAGCTCTATAAGAAACGCGGAACCCTGGGCGGTCTGGCCGAATATTTGCAGGTTCACGCCGGTGAAGAGGCGGCCATCCATATCTATAGCTACGAGGAGCCTGTCCGTCTCGGTAATGCCCGGCGTATAGGCATCAATACGATGGTTGGGGCGGCCGAGCCGAGCTACTTCTCCGTCCATATCATTCTCCCGGCGTACAGCCGGAGCCTGCTGCAGCAGAAGGTGCGGAATCTGCAGGAGGTGATCCGGAAGGAGCGGCCCTTTTACACCAATTCCAGCTTGAATATTGAAGTCCCGTCTATGCGTCTGGGGGTCTATGGGCGTGTGGGGATGGAGACCTTAGTCGGGGGAATGACAGAGCAATAG